The Pseudomonas solani genome segment GCCGCACTTCGTCGCTATCGACGGTGTCGGCCTTCGCCACCTGCTGGCTTGAGCGCAGGGTCGCCTGCCGCTGGCGCAACGAGAGGTCGCGCGCCTTGCCGGATGGCACCACGTAGCGCACTTCGATATCGCGTTCCCAGCGTTGGCCGTCGTCGCCGTAACGGCCATAAGCGGCATGGGCGCCGCCCCGGTAATGACTGTCGTCGATGCCATCGCTGGATATGTAGCGGGTCATCACAGGTCCTTGCCGTTGTTCATCTACCGAAAAACCATGAACCAACCGAGGCATAATTTTCCTGCAAAGTCGCACCCCTTAAACCAGAAAACAGCATAAAATTCTAAGAATCAGAGAAATAACAGAAGGAAATTGCATTGATCAATTTGGATGCCACTGACCTGCGCATTCTTCAGGCTCTGCAATACGACGGGCGCATCAGCAACCAGGACCTGGCCGAGAAGGTCGCGCTCTCGCCGTCGGCTTGCCTGCGTGTCTGCGGCTACTGGAGGAGGAAGGCATCATCAGTGGATACCGCGCGGAACTGAACGCCGAACGATTGGGTGTCGAGTTCGAGGCGATCGTCCATGTGTCGTTGCGCCAGGACCAGGACGACTGGCACGAGACCTTCATCAAGCGCGTGCAGGAGTGGCCCGAGGTGGTTTCCGGCTATGTCGTCACGGGCGTCAGCAACTATGTGCTGCGGGTCCAGGCGCGGAACCTCAAGCACTTTTCCGACTTCGTGGTGACACGCTGAACCGCACCGCAGGCATCACCGACATCCGCTCGGAGATCGTGCTGCAGCGAATCAAGGACAGTCATACCCTGCTCGACCTGATGCTCAGGAAGTGAAGGAAGCCTTGCCGCGCGCCAGGCTCTGCGAGGGCTGTTCGCCAAAGGCCTGCTGATAATCGCTGGCGAACCGGCCCAGGTGGGTAAAACCCCAACGGGTGGCCGTGGCGGCAACCGTATAGACACCGCGCTCCTCCAGCAGATCGCGACGCACGCCGTTCAGGCGCAAGCGCTTCAGATAACCCAGCGGCGACACCCC includes the following:
- a CDS encoding OprD family outer membrane porin, whose amino-acid sequence is MTRYISSDGIDDSHYRGGAHAAYGRYGDDGQRWERDIEVRYVVPSGKARDLSLRQRQATLRSSQQVAKADTVDSDEVRLIIEYSLSIF